Genomic segment of Niallia taxi:
CCATATTACTAAGTAAGAGGTTAGATAATTTGGTGAATTTAAAAATGATTATACTTAGGGAGAAAAATGCTTCCTAAAAAGGAAAATGCTTAAATTATATACATTTGAGTAATCATTAAATAGTCTCGTGATATTATTGATAGTGATCCATAAATTGAGGATCGCCTTGTGTTTGTTTATTGATGGAGGATAGTGATAAAAGTATCAACACTATAGATAACAGCTGTAAAAATAAAAAAATTACCTTTCGGTTACTTAAGATATTAACGCTTTTATTTGTAATTAGTAATCCAGTTAACCAAGTGATCATAGTCGCTTGAGAATCTTATATTTTTTTTAGTATTAGATTGGTTAAAGTGATCTAAAATAACTCCTTCATCTAATAAAAAGGCAATTGCAATGGTATTTTCTAATAGATCATTCGAGAAAAACTTGTCTTTCCACATTTTTTGAACGAAGAAATGTTCTGGTGTATACCCCTTACGATTTACTAACAACTTAAATTTTTTGCCTTGGTTAATGAATACATTACATGTTTGTTCAAATGAATCAAACCACATATCTACATCTATTATAGAGATATAGCCTGTCAAATTAGTAATAATCATATCTTTCGAGATGGATGTACTCGTATTATTAACATTCAAATAAAAATCAACTCCTTATTAGTAGTATAAACCGGATATTAGTTAGGAGCATAGGTTAATTTTTTGATATGAAAGAGTACTTTATAATAATCCAATAATCCCCCGCCAATAGTGAGATCAAACATAATACCTACGGTAAATTCCCATAAGATACTCATTAATTTTATTTCTCTTTTTAACTTATTCGGAGTAAGGAAAACAAACAAATAAGCAGTTGAGTCGTTCAAGGGATGTTGTACTACCCTGAATGGGATTCAAAGGGTTTTATATGGTGCAGGATGTAAAGCTGCAGTCAAAGCACAGCCTTACACCAAATGGAGAAGCTTGCCCGAATACTTTCGCTAAGGCTTTCTAAACAACGATTAGTTAAGATTGTTATGGTTTTACTAACTGCTTATTTTAAAACTCAAACTTTTCGGGGGTGCCTCATTCTTGATCCTAAATGAATGGGTGTTGCTTATTTTTTATAAAGAATATGTCTTGTACAAGAAACTTTAAAGGTATCTCTTTAAAGTTTCTTGTAATGTGCCTCTAGTTTCAGCATCTTGTTGAAATCTTATTCCAGAATGAACCATTTTCTTCACAAGGTCAGGTCTGATTCCAGTAAGTATAGCTTTACATCCCATCATAGAAATACCAGCTAATATTTTTTCAAAGTAACCTATGACATCCATTTCCATCAATGCTATTCCTGAAAGGTCTATAACAAGTGTTTGGATTCTAGATTTAGCTATATCATTTAAAATTTTTTCCTCAATTATTTTAATCCTATACGAGTCAATGGTACCAATCAAAGGCAAAACAGAAAGTATTGAATTTACAGGAATAATCGGAACTGACAAATGTTCTACCAATTCTCTTTGTTGAAGGATCATTTTATCTTTGTAATCTGAATAACTAAGGAAAAAATTGTTTAGGAATTGATCGATTCTGTCATTTATTATTTTTTCAAGTATTGAATATTCCGTTTTCCCTGTTATTATAGCCTGTTTTTCATCTATTAAATTTATAATCTGCCATACCGTTCTTCTAATAGCTTGTACCCATTCTAATTTTAATGCCAGTGTTAAAGAGTAAGTCGCCCAGGCAATTCCCTCCTGTTTAGCAAAAGCAACTAGTTCTGAATCATTCTGTTCAACT
This window contains:
- a CDS encoding STAS/SEC14 domain-containing protein, which codes for MNVNNTSTSISKDMIITNLTGYISIIDVDMWFDSFEQTCNVFINQGKKFKLLVNRKGYTPEHFFVQKMWKDKFFSNDLLENTIAIAFLLDEGVILDHFNQSNTKKNIRFSSDYDHLVNWITNYK
- a CDS encoding STAS domain-containing protein: METKLIFKTDIIDYINQNGETFDNMLLSEATNVSGKIKEILDKGNIDLLKNARKLIFYVVEQNDSELVAFAKQEGIAWATYSLTLALKLEWVQAIRRTVWQIINLIDEKQAIITGKTEYSILEKIINDRIDQFLNNFFLSYSDYKDKMILQQRELVEHLSVPIIPVNSILSVLPLIGTIDSYRIKIIEEKILNDIAKSRIQTLVIDLSGIALMEMDVIGYFEKILAGISMMGCKAILTGIRPDLVKKMVHSGIRFQQDAETRGTLQETLKRYL